CGACGCAAGGACTTCATCGAGAAGCTGACCACACGTCTCGTGGAGAATTTTGACATAATCGTGGTCGAAGACCTGTCGGTGAAGAGTATGCAGCAAAACAAGAACCTTGCCCGTCATATCTCTCAGGCGGGATGGGGCCAGATTGTCCGACGGCTCCGAGATAAATGCGAGTGGTACGGGCGTACTCTTGTGGTTTCTGACAAATGGTTTCCATCTAGCCAGCGCTGCTCTGAATGCGGCCACGTCGACGGGAAGAAGCCTCTCGACGTGCGAGACTGGACGTGCAACGAATGCGGCGCTCATCACGACAGAGATGTTAACGCAGCAAAAAACCTGAGTAGGGTCGGGCAGACCCGAATTCAAGCACCCGGACAGCTGGATAAGACCGACGCGTTTGAAGTCGTCGGCACCGCTGGATGAACGGTAGAATCCCCCGCAAAGCGACAGCTGGATTAGCCGGGGGAGAAGTCAACATGCCCCATGCAGCCACGCAGGCTGAAGATCACCAGAAGCGATGGCAAGAGATCGCGGGCGACCCGTTGCTCGGTAGGCTCCCTTACAAAGTTGAGACCAACCACAGAGGCCAGGTCGCCCTGAGCCTACGCAAGAACCGTCACACATTTCAGCAGAAGGCCGTTCAAAAGAAGCTGGACCGGTTGCTTGCAGGTGGCGAGGCGTTCCAGGAACTGGCAATTGCTACCAGCGGGGGCACAAAACAGGCCGACGTGGTCTGGGCGTCCGACGGTCGGCTCACGGACATGAAAGAGACCGGAGACCCCACGACCCTTGCTCGGGAGGTTTGCGTCGAGGTGATGAGCGGCTCGAATGATTGGGACGAGATGCGCTCCAAGCGAGAGTTGTACCTGGAGGCTGAGGCCGAAGAGGTGTGGGTCGTTGACGAAAACGACCGTGTCCAGTTCTTCGGGCCGGAAGAGCTGGGGCGTTCGGAATTCGCTCCGGACTTCCCGGATGAGATATAGCTGAACCTCATGTAGCTAGACTTCGAAGCATGGGGCACGTGTGAAGGGACAACTCCCTCCTGCATTGGGAGACGGAAACTTCTCGCCAAGAGAGGTGGACCGGACGCCCCGCGACTCTTTTGCAGCAAAAGGTCAAGACAGGGGAATTCTCGGGTGCCGCCCGTGGTTGGCCGTCGACCGGGCAGTATCCGTCGGAAAAGAACCCCCCGAAGGAACCATTGCAGTGTCCGTGCGGTGGCGCACTACCCTTTGTGCTCGGCACGACGGGCAAGCGTGCTCAAAACCGCAGTGGCATTCCCATCGGTGGCGGCCCCAAAGCGCGACGGCCCGGCGGCCTACGAAGCGGCGTAGAGGCGAATATTCGAAAAAGCTGTCGGGGACGGCGCGGATGCGTTCGCCTTTCTGCCCGGCGCCACTTACCAATTACCTTCGGGTTACTCCCGCTGCCGTCGTCGCGGTTATAGTGCGGCGGCTGCTGTTCGGCTCCTTCCGGTCTCCCTATCATTCGATCGCCGTTGCGATGCGCTGGATCCTTTCGGTGCTTTGTGTTCTTCTGACGGCCCTGGCCGTTACGCCCGGCCCGGCCCAGGCCCAGCAGCGCGAGGAGCTGCCGGAGGAGGCGCGACAGGAGCTGGAGGAACGGGGCATGACGATCGACGAGGCGCGGCAGCGCCTGCGCCAGCTCGGCATCGACCCGAACAACCCAGAGCAGGCGGCCCGCCGGGCCCGACAGCTGGGCGTGCCGGAGGCGCGCATCCAGTCTCTGTTGCAGGCGGCCCGCCAGCGGCAAAGCCAAGATACCACGGGGGTCGGAATGGGGCAGCGCCAGGTTCCCCGCAACCCACCCTACCCGGTTCTGGCCGGCACCCCCGAGATCGACCCCGACAGCATCTCAGTGGGACAGCTGCCCCGCGACATCGAAGTGCGCGTGCCGCTGCGAAGCAGCAATCAGATCCGGCGGGTCCAGCCGGGGTTCCTTACGGCGGGGGGCGACTCGGTGCAGGCGCAAAATGTTCAGCGGGTCCGTGGCTCGGTGATCAACGGCACGTGGCGGGGCGACTTTACGGTTCCGAAGGACACGAGCAACGGCACGTGGAGCCTCTTCGTACGGGCCTCCACCCGAGACACGACGGTGACCTTGGCCACGGGCCGTCGCCTTACGATTTTTCCGGAGGGGGAGCTTCCGGACCGGGACACGACCCGGGCGGACCGGGATACGCTCACGTACTTCGGCTACGACACGTTTAAGACCATCCCGGAGGCCTTTACGCCCCAGCCGGGCGGGCCCGCCGATGGGGGTTACGTCGTGGGGCCGGACGATGAGCTGCGCCTCACCGTGTGGGGG
This portion of the Salinibacter grassmerensis genome encodes:
- a CDS encoding Uma2 family endonuclease — encoded protein: MPHAATQAEDHQKRWQEIAGDPLLGRLPYKVETNHRGQVALSLRKNRHTFQQKAVQKKLDRLLAGGEAFQELAIATSGGTKQADVVWASDGRLTDMKETGDPTTLAREVCVEVMSGSNDWDEMRSKRELYLEAEAEEVWVVDENDRVQFFGPEELGRSEFAPDFPDEI